The genome window CAATAAATAGCATTATTGTCTCTATGAACAGCTGATTGTTCACAATCACACCAATCTAAAAGTATGTGTTAGTTATTAATCTTCTTCAATGCCGTCTTAAAATATTACCAGCATTACTGTGTCATATTGTTGATTTCCAGCAAAAATAACGAAACACAATGGTGGTGTGATAATCCACACGAGGCTCTCAGTCTTCTTTCAGGGACACTTTTTAACTagcctctgtgtctgtctcaaaTGGACAACTCGGGATTTAAAGTCAAGACCAGGATTTATTTGTGTAAAACATTGTTGTGGTTGAATGAAAACtctaaagttttgttttgttcatgcgAATATCTAATCATCCAATGACACATCAGCAACTCAACGCATTCAgccatgtagacatggtcaacaTGATCTCCTGAAGTTTAAACCAGGCACCAGAATGGGGAACAAattgtgatttaagtgactttaaatgaGGAAAGATTGTAGGAATTTGTTAATCTGCTGggatttatacacacagtcatCTCTagagtttgaaaataaattaataattaaatatccagtgagcagtgGCCGGACAAGTCTGAAATTGAAAGTAACCACTagttacaaccaaggtatgcacAAGGTCTTAGCTGaacatgtcaaaccttgaaCATACAACATGCAAAACCTGAAGCacatgggctacagcagcagaagcccTCACCAGACACACATAACACCTAAAGAAGATGATGGGGAATGTCCAGTACAGTGATCGTGGTCTTGACTCACTTTTGCCCTGTCTTGGTCTTGGTCCTGCCTCATAGTACACTATAGTACACTCAGGTCTCAGTTGTGATCTTAAGTACAGCACAGTGGAAACTCTCACAATTATACCTTGTCTCGTCTTGTGCCACGCTGGCCGCGGTACAGTAGAAGAAGCTTGTGTCCTTACTTCCATTTGATTTACTGATAATTGTGGCATCCTTCTCCAGCTGAGGAGTTAAAGGCAGAGCCAAGTGGGAGACCAGATCCTGAGGAGGCTTGCCCCGTCTGTGGAGACAAGGTGTCAGGATACCACTATGGACTGCTCACTTGCGAAAGCTGCAAGGTAAACAACAGGGTTTGCATAGTTTATTGCAAATAATTCTTCTCCAGCAGCAACATTGTGCGTGTTATACATACCAATTTAGGGCTGCACATTATGGATAATCAattgttgattattttgttctctaatatgtaaaaaaaaaaaaaaaaaaagttgtttaaagTTAAATGCTTGTCctaaaataaatccataaatcAAAGATATTTCATATACAGCCATAGGGGGAACAACTGTTCACGTTTAAGAAGATTAAATAATAGTTGGAGATAAGTATGATCTATATGTATCATATATTTATCTGTGCAATGAGCAGAGAATCCTTCTCTGTCTGCAGGGATTCTTTAAACGCTCAGTGCAGAATAGCAAGCATTACACCTGTGCAGAACAGCAGAGCTGCCCCATGAACCTTTCCCAGAGGAAACGTTGTCCCTTTTGCCGCTTCCAGAAGTGTTTGGCAGTTGGCATGAAAAGAGAAGGTATACCCACCctacacacagaaatgtacacacatacatttttgtATTGGCACATGTATTTTCCTGCATTGCAACATGCTTTGACATGATTCTTACCCATGCAGCTTATCTAAGATGTCATAAACAAGTGCAGGTACTGCCTGCAACGTCCCAGATGACACGTACATTTTTATCATGTGAGCTCTTGActcaatgatttaaaaaatatttctgGCAGTGTCTGAATGAATTTGCAGTAATAACCTTCTTATTAGTTTCATGTCCTTTCAACAGCTGTAAGAGCAGATCGTATGAGAGGTGGCAGGAATAAATTTGGGCCTCTGTATCGACGAGACAGGCAGATGAAACAGCAAAGGGCTTATCTCCAGGCAGACACCGTTCCCCACAGGATTAAGATGgaaactacacaaacacaccgaGCCACAGCTACAACTGACCACATGTGCACTTCGTTGTCCTCTGATGCTGTTCATCAACCCCACATGCATCCCTCTACAGTGGTGCAGTCAGGAGTGTCAATGCCTCTGGACTGCTTAGTGAACACAGACAGGATGACAACTCCTCCATCCTTGCCCTGTCCTGGACTTTACTACTGCACACTCCCTGGATTTGTCcaggagaaaagagaaatggCTTTTAGCTGCAGCACAGCCCCTAATAATTATCCAATGCAGCCAAACAGTGCATTCCCACCAAAAGGCACATCAGCATCGCCCCCCACCTCAACACCAAGCTCAACCAACCCCCTCTCACAAGCTCTCACTCAAACCTCAGACACTGCCCACTCTGCCAATCATTCAACCAACTTCCTAAGTCAACTCCTGGAAGGAGAGCAGGATGAGAGCCATCTGTGTGCCAAGGTCCTGGCCAGCCTGCAGCGAGAACAGGCCAATCGAGGCAAACATGACCGCCTAAATACATTCAGCATCATGTGCAAAATGGCTGACCAGACTCTGTTTGGTCTTGTGGAGTGGGCCAGGAACACGGCTCTCTTCAAGGAGCTCAAGGTGACAAATCATGAAGTCTTGTGATGTAGTGTGGGAAATGTTAACGTCAGTTGTAGAAAGTCGAATGAGATCTGTGTGCACACCTATGGCATTTATGTCAGAGGTTGCAGCCTTTAATACGCTCCACCAAGGTGGTTTTGGTTTTTGCTACGTTTTACCTTTGTCACAATCAATTTTCTTGGATTATAGAATGTAGACCAGGGCTGTAGAGGGTCTTCTTTCATCAGAAGccagtcaagaaaaaaaaaaaagaaaagtccaactttttgagaaaaagatatcaaaataataatgatatatggagtgataaatagttcacaatataaagaaaaattTGTCTCATAAAGATAAACTTTCAGAAATAAGTCACTATACCTGGTTATAGTGGCAGGCCACATAGTTCAAGTCTGAGTCCTCTGATGTAGACCTACTGTATGTAGAATACATTTTGAGAtaagattttggtggtgattcaGATGCAGattcagaattttttttcaaaaaaacccccaaaacattTAACCTAAGACTGGGGAGTTTATTGAAACTAGGGGCAGCTTGGTACTactttttgtgtccgataccgatatcacaaccttgaattCCTACTGATACCAATGAAGTCTCTGTCCAATAGTCTTTTAACCCTTTTACTAAACTGTTACAAAAAGCCATCACATTTTCAACTCTCACGTCATGGCcacatgatggtggtggtggacgCCTAACTGTACTTATTGAAGTATTTATGTTGCATTTGAATTTTACCGTATTAGCTCATCCCTAATTGACTCAGTGGGTAACTAAGCAGCCATGGCGTAGGTTTGATCAACTTCTCATTCCTCACATAGGTGGAGGACCAGAtggtgctgctgcagagctgttGGAGTGAGTTGCTGGTCCTCGACCACCTGTGTAGACAGGTGGCCTACGGCAAAGAGGGATGCATATATCTGGTCACAGGACAACAGGTCAGGTTTTACACTTCACTCTGATAATGATCAAACATGTCTTTGGATTGTACTTGGTGTCAAATTGGATTGCATTTCTCTCATTCGGATTCAGATAGAGATGTCGAACATCGTCTCTCAGGCAGGAGTGACACTGAGTAGCCTGGTATCAAGGACCCAAGACCTGGTTTCCAAGCTGAAGACACTCCAGTTAGACAGACATGAGTTTGTCTGTCTTAAATACTTGGTGCTATTCAACCCTGGTAAGCTTTTACTTTTGAAAAGTGATACACTCGCACAGAGTATGTGTTTATGATAACTAGGCATGCATCTCTGTGCTCCAGATGTGAAACATGTGCAGAGTCGCAGGCAGGTGGAGCAAATTCAAGAGAGGGTCAATAGGGCCCTGATGGAGCACACCCAGCAGAGTCACCCAGGACATGCAGACAAGTTTGGCCAGCTGCTGCTTCGCCTCCCTGAGGTTCGCAGCATAAGTTTGCAGGTTGAGGAGTATCTGTATCAGCGCCATCTTCTGGGAGATTTGCCCTGCAACTCGTTGCTTGCCGAGATGCTTCACACCAAGCACAACTGATGCCATTAGGTTTTTCTTTAGAAGGGGCAATACTTACTGTACTTCATTCCAGTTCCACTTATCTATAGTATTAACACAGCCACAACACCCATTAAATATTTTTGGGCAGTATTGTTGTGATATTTCCGATCAAAGCCCTGCTGTGATGTTTTAATTAGCAGGAGGACCTGCTTTtcaaggaaggaagaaaaacacttgAATAAAGAAATGTGGTTTTGCACGTGTTGCCTGTGTGTTCTAAAATTCTACTAAGTGATGCTGatgcaaatggaaaaaaaaacatttgggaacgtaaaaaaaaataaataacataacgATGATTCAAAATGGAGTTTTATTTGTCTGGTCCAGTTGCAAGGATAGTTAGTTTATgaaattaacacacacaatgtgcTGGCACAAACTTATCAACTAAAGAGGAAGAAATTAATGTGTGACTTAACGTGTGACATAACGCCTGAACCAAAAAAGACAGTAGAAACTGGAACTAAACATCAAATGAGACATCCAATGTAAACTGAATAAATACACCTAAGGGTGATGTGGGGATTTTAGGGAAGAATTGCACAGAATCAAAATATATTGttacaaacataaatacaaacagcCACTTAGTTTATATGCACtctaatttaatttactttacttCTTTTGCACTCAACCCGTTTTTCACATCTCACTCCAACTGTTGGAGGCAGTCACAGCTGCTGGAGCAGACTGACAAGTTAAAGATGGCCATTGTCCCACAGATGTTGTGGTGGTTTTATCCTGATCAATCAAAAGTAAATGTATTGTCAAATGTGTTTACCAAAAGCATGGactaaaagaacaacaacagtttGCTGTTTACATTCCCACCAGTTACACAGTCTCTGGAGAATGTGGCCCGTTATAGTTCAGAACAATCCTTCAAAAGGAAAAGCCCTGTTTATATGCCAAGACACACGTATATTAGGAAACTGACTCATGACAACCTAAAGGATTTATGCATCTACAGACGAAATGCTTCGGAAAGCTTAAATTTGACAATTTCTATTTATTCTCATTCACTCTTTCTCATCTCAAACATACATCTCACTATTGGTCAAGCAGCAGGCTAGCTTATTCATAGCTTACAAAGGTCAATTTTTTACAAatcattgtcaaaaaaaatcaaagtaacTGGCATTCAGTATATTAAATTAGCATTGAttatcattttcacacagagcTGTATCCAGGTAATGGTAAACATGATAAAGCCCTCCTTCATGTTTCCAGCATTGTTTTTCAAGATCATACAACATTTCAATTCACCATGTCGAAAATGAGAAAGCTAATTTCATGGGAAAAGGTCAAGGCTTCCAAACGCTGAGGTGACTTGTCCAGCAGAAACATGtcaaatattgtaaaaaataaacatccagATGTCCACAGCTATAGGAGAGTTGAAGTAGAGTGCACAAACTATGGGGCAGTTTCTTGTGTAAAAAAACTGATAACCAGAGAAGCCACCGCCACCAGTGCAGCCCACAGAGGAACCACCCCACTATGGTGTATTCAGGTCCTGAACAGCCAGTACAAACACCCCTGAATGGAATGAGTGGTTAGTGTGTACCCTACATTCATATGAGAGCAGTTACCTGCTGTTGATTTACAGCTGAATCTCCTATCAAAACTGAGCCAATGGCCCTCAGCAGACGGTAGAAAGCTAGAGCTCAAAGAAAAGGCAACAAAAGGAAAAGCAAGCATGattgagaaaaggaaaaactacTCAGGCCCAAAATACTGTTAAGTGGGCAAAGGCAGTATGGTTGTTTCCGCTTAAGAatcgccaaaaaaaaaaagcagggtaAGGCAAGCAATGGGGAAAAAGGTACAAAGGTAAGACAATTCTTCATCTATTACATTTTACAATCTGGGGACTAATCAGAAGATAATAAACCTACTGAAACTACAATGGCTGAATGTATGAGTGATTGGCCCTTCCTCTTGGCATGTAGAGTTAACTGGATTGTCCTTGGGGTCCACACTGATATGTCGGTCACTGTGCACACTGTTCACCTAAAAGCAAAATCAATGACCACAAGTGCTGCACTGGCCAAACTAAAGGACAGTCCGAGTCTAGTTGGGAGACAGTTCCCTGAAAGATATGATCACTATCAatcttttttatgtctttatttggGGGTGCCAAGCTTTTTGGGAGTTCCTGGGCGCTTTTGCCAAAAATGGCCAGGGATGGTGAAGGCATCAACGCTCATGGACATGGTTTTGGACGGGATGGCCGTGAACTGTTTGCGGTCAGAGCTGTATTTGTAAATGGATTCTACCATCTCAGGTGAGATGATGCGGGGGCCAATGCCAGTGAGCCGTTCCATCTCCTCAGTTTCAAGGTTCATGGTGTAAACTGCTCTGAATTGGCAGCTGGCATCTCTGAAGAGGATGAGAAAATGATTGGCAGCACACTTCTCCATTtcctgtagagagagagagagagaaagaaaacattaaccTTTATTTGTAAAGCTCATGCACAAATCACAATTTGCCTCACGGGGCTTAACAAGGTGTCCTCCTCGATAACCCACtacaagaaaaacattgcatttgagttgttgttttttacatttgagGGAGGTGGAAAAGTTGGCATACAACTAAATGTAAAGAAGTTCAATGGATGGCACAGAATGAGatgttttatgatgttttagcacttacaaaaaaaagggtaaaacaAAGGCTTAGTGGTCTTTATTTGTGTCATCAAGTTGCACCTTATCCTTCTTCTGTAGTCACCTGATTTTTTTCCCGCCTACAATAGTGATTACCCCAGCACACCAACTCCCAGTATTCGCTTAAAAGCAGTGGaagaaaatgtacataaatgcacattttcttcaattagaccAGGGAAGAGTCATCTGTTACCTATCTGAAATGGACTTCTCTGTTGGACTTTAACAAAGCAAAGTGGCTTACCTCTAcaatcttgtttttctgtggttCATTGACCTTGCCAGCCAGGCAGCAACGAGTGATAGCATTATGAATGATGAACTTGTTGGACTTAAAGCTTGGTTCCTTGTACAGCTTTGGTCCTGTCAAAATACATAGTTTCCATCATCGAGGACATCACATACGCAACATAATAACTGCACttactttttattgtttaaaacaaaacttgCTTAATTGGGAACATAGTCACCGACCTGTGTATTCTGGGATTGAGGCCGGGGAAGAAATAGTGGAGCCATTCTCCCAGTCCTTCTCTCCATTCAGAGCAATCGATCGACCTGGTGATCTTTGCCGAGAAGGAGAATGCGAACGGCTACAGACaatcaaaaatgattttgaagaGAAAGTCATTAATTAACCTTGGTgatgtgttcacatgtgtgtTTGGCCAAAGTAGCAGTGAAAGGAACAATCACACCATCTGTATTTGGTATAAGGTCATACCAACAGAAAATACACTGATGACTCTTAATCCTTTTGACATCACCTTCTATaaaaaattattaataattactgCATGATATACTGTTAATGTaatctttcattcatttcactcCACTGCACAATGGTTTAGTCTTGTATAATATAACAATCATGTAGCTCTATGTTATCATAGCAATTCTACTAATGAGATGTGAAGGCATTTTGCATCTTTGGGCTTTTAAATGACACAATTATTTTGCTATATTACTGCATGTATACGCCACTGTCAATGGGCAGGTTACCTGGGAGACTTCCTAACAGACAGACCTCCAGAGTCATTAGCCATGGAGGACAGGTTCATGGATGAGTGGGAGTATACTTTGTTCAGCTTGGTGCCTAGATGaagtaaatgtgaaaaaatatatTGAAACAAGGGATTTTAAAAGAtggaaaataaagacaacaatCACTGAGTGTAAATATAACATGTGCTTACCCATGAAACCCTTTGCAGGGCTATGAGAGAGCCCAGAGTCATCCCTGAACACAGTCTTGGGTCTCTGCTTCTTGACACCACGAACTGTGGTGGGTTTCTGCCTCAGCACCTTGTCTAAGTCTTCCATGATCTTCAGCTGTTGTCTCCTTTCATACTCCTGCCTTGTGAAATCTCCTCTGCGGTGGGGAGTCCCTTCTACTGGGGTGCTTGATGCTGGAGGGGTGCCTGGGGTCTGAGGTCTGTCCTCACTCTTGTTACCCCAGCCCTCAATCGTCATCCACTGGGGCTTGCTGAAAGTCAATAGAGACATTGTATAAAACTAATCTGAATTATAAAGCACATGCCTCATGTGGAGTATAAAGcagtagaggatggatggatggtgcaAAAACATGACTACAGTAATGATCAAACCTCAAGGTATTTGACCATTGACAAAATgctacaacaaaacaaaaaaggatctcactttgattcttttgctttttcttgCTCAAGTTTACGCCTTTTCATCTCATCTGCTCTCTTCTGTTGTTTCTCCAGCAAAGCTGCTCTTCGCTGAGCCATCTCATCCTCTGGTCGCTCCTTGTCATCCTTAAAGTGAACACAGAAATACAATAGTATTTACATGGTGACCTTacatcaacatttattttaacaataatgtattataattatatatatttttttttacaatgactaaggtgttttaataattaaatgtagTAATCAGGCACCCACCTTGAAAAAGAAACCAACCCCTCCTTTCAACTCTGGCTCTGTCTTGTCACTCATTGAGTCAAGGAAGGAATCAGGTAAGTGGTCATCCTCCTGCCCATCTTCCAGGGCAGAAAGTGAGATCTCAATCAGGCTACTGCGCTTGCCATTCAACATCCCTGCAGGGGCATCACTCTCAAAGGAGCACTCTGATGGGGCACCAGAGCTGCAGCCCCCACCTGCAACTCCGTCCCTCTTGGTTGCATGACTAAGCAAAGAAGCAGTCTCCAGGTCCATGCTAAATATGCTTTGGTCATCAATGGAGCCTACCTCTGATAGGGAGTCATCTATGATCTGATGTGGAGTTGGGGTAGGGGTTGGTATAGGGGTAAGTGTTGGTGTGGGAGTGGGAGTTGGCCCAGGTGAGCGCAGATCATCTAGGCTGCCAGAGTCACCAATGGAGAATGAAGATGAAGTCTGGACTTGGGACTGCCGCAGATTTACTCGACGAAGGTGAGGGATGCGGTCCACATTTTGATGTGGGGTGAGAACCCTCGACAGGGTTGTGACCCTAATGTCCGGGGGGCGACTGTTTTGGTGGTGTTTCGGGCTTTTAGGGGGCACAGATTGGGTTCTACGATGGACTTGAGGTGATTTGGGAGGAGTGCTGTAGTTTGTGATTCTGCGTGATGGAGAcggagaggaggaggctgaattTAAATTTCGGTTAGATTCTCGAGACATGCGTGGAGGGGCTGGGGTGGAGGTTTTTGGGCTGGGTGGAATAACCCAGGATTTGTTGTTGGAGGATGTGGGTTTTTTCTTGATTAGGTGGTTCTGCTGTTCAGTCAGCCGCTGCATGTCACTTTGTAGGGAGCTAAGAGCAGCAGTAAGCTTCGATACAGCATTGTTATAGTCTCCTAGCGGAGCAACCGTTTTCTCAGGAGTGCCAGAGTCCTTATCCCCTGGTGTACCCGGCTTTTCCTTAGAGTAACTGAACTGTTTGTTGAGCGGAAGTCCCCCTTTGACATGACCCTCATCCTTCACTGAAGGGTGCTGTTCATCTTGGTCCTGCTGGACTTCTGCCTCCATGCGAGCTAGCCGTTCTTCCAGTGTTAAGCGAGAGAGGTCTTCTTCTGTGGATGAGGTGCTGTCCTTGCCATTCCCTCCTTCCCCTTCACCTTCATCCTGTTCCTTCTTTAACTGCAGAAATGCACTCTTACCAAGTCTTTGCCGGTGCTTGGCAAAAATGGCCTCAATGCGTTTCTTCTGGGCCTCGATAGCTTTGCGCTTTTCTTCAAGTCGTGTTCCCAGCTCAGACATCTCATTATTGAGTTGTGGGCTCTTGCTTGGACTTTCCTCAGACTTTTTTGCCCATGTAGTTACCTGAAGAGAGGAAGGCTCCTTGGCTTTGGGAGAATCCATAATCTGCTTCTTTTTGCGCTCTGCAAAGCTGGTCAACTTCACACCACTGTCAGACTCCTCTTTGCCATGGCTCCTAACAGAGTAAGCACTAGCAGCTGGTGTGGCTGGAGTGGACTGTGCCTTAGGCATGTCCTCTGATGCATCTGAGTCCACACTGCCATCTCTCAAGACTGAATCATCATCTCGTGAACATTCAGAAGTGTTCCTTGTGCGAGTGGGCTGCCTGGGTTCTCCTGTAGGCCGGTGCATCATTCCTGAGTGTGTTGGGGCAGAGCTGCTGATGGGTGCTAAGTTATTAGTATGTCTTGAACTAGCTGGGTCATCAGGAGAGTGGAGGTAGAAGCCATCAGGAGCACCATCTGGGTGTAAGCGAGGCTCCATCTTGTTCTCGTTGTGGATAATTTGTAGAGCCTCTTCAATGGTAGGAAGCTCTCCTGTTTCATTCCCTAAAAGGCTATTCTGATCTTCCAACCGTGGAATATTGGGAGTCTGGGTGGCCCAGGAGGCTCTCTGTGGGCCATTGGAGCCCAAGGGCTTGTTAAGCAAATTGCTGATGTCTTCAGGAGGGGTATAGGGAACCCGGGTTATGTTTT of Solea solea chromosome 16, fSolSol10.1, whole genome shotgun sequence contains these proteins:
- the camsap3 gene encoding calmodulin-regulated spectrin-associated protein 3 isoform X2 → MVDSPTMRKTFVVPDAKPLDLYDCTKAKICASVGWLLAKSYGTAENVPAELRDPFYCDQYEQEHLKPPVTRLLQSSELYCRTYSLLRRGTEAESQPKDNVSLLELLTKKCLLKDKDTLVTDADLRHKPFKMSAHLVVIDALMAVGAMETVTAVKTCGSAELLGRSTRWEEALLHWVNELNQKLRELTEGSQNDSSQATEPQPLQPSLRYRKDKIQSKQKAIFPLVNEVKDLSSGCAVAAVIHYYCPGLLRLEDVCMKDSISVADSLYNLQFIREFCDSCLKCCCHMALEDMLYTPQELELNWLSFLAELLSWFELQRPDFVQPVDTLDGSAPVTPSGNSSSPSIFKKPFLPISSPALGSLTQSTSMSHIEGVGKTWSKKSLSRPLSAVSFSIPFGLDSDVDIVMGNPVITRSVSSDQLNPAAQNITRVPYTPPEDISNLLNKPLGSNGPQRASWATQTPNIPRLEDQNSLLGNETGELPTIEEALQIIHNENKMEPRLHPDGAPDGFYLHSPDDPASSRHTNNLAPISSSAPTHSGMMHRPTGEPRQPTRTRNTSECSRDDDSVLRDGSVDSDASEDMPKAQSTPATPAASAYSVRSHGKEESDSGVKLTSFAERKKKQIMDSPKAKEPSSLQVTTWAKKSEESPSKSPQLNNEMSELGTRLEEKRKAIEAQKKRIEAIFAKHRQRLGKSAFLQLKKEQDEGEGEGGNGKDSTSSTEEDLSRLTLEERLARMEAEVQQDQDEQHPSVKDEGHVKGGLPLNKQFSYSKEKPGTPGDKDSGTPEKTVAPLGDYNNAVSKLTAALSSLQSDMQRLTEQQNHLIKKKPTSSNNKSWVIPPSPKTSTPAPPRMSRESNRNLNSASSSPSPSRRITNYSTPPKSPQVHRRTQSVPPKSPKHHQNSRPPDIRVTTLSRVLTPHQNVDRIPHLRRVNLRQSQVQTSSSFSIGDSGSLDDLRSPGPTPTPTPTLTPIPTPTPTPHQIIDDSLSEVGSIDDQSIFSMDLETASLLSHATKRDGVAGGGCSSGAPSECSFESDAPAGMLNGKRSSLIEISLSALEDGQEDDHLPDSFLDSMSDKTEPELKGGVGFFFKDDKERPEDEMAQRRAALLEKQQKRADEMKRRKLEQEKAKESNKPQWMTIEGWGNKSEDRPQTPGTPPASSTPVEGTPHRRGDFTRQEYERRQQLKIMEDLDKVLRQKPTTVRGVKKQRPKTVFRDDSGLSHSPAKGFMGTKLNKVYSHSSMNLSSMANDSGGLSVRKSPSRSHSPSRQRSPGRSIALNGEKDWENGSTISSPASIPEYTGPKLYKEPSFKSNKFIIHNAITRCCLAGKVNEPQKNKIVEEMEKCAANHFLILFRDASCQFRAVYTMNLETEEMERLTGIGPRIISPEMVESIYKYSSDRKQFTAIPSKTMSMSVDAFTIPGHFWQKRPGTPKKLGTPK
- the camsap3 gene encoding calmodulin-regulated spectrin-associated protein 3 isoform X4, yielding MVDSPTMRKTFVVPDAKPLDLYDCTKAKICASVGWLLAKSYGTAENVPAELRDPFYCDQYEQEHLKPPVTRLLQSSELYCRTYSLLRRGTEAESQPKDNVSLLELLTKKCLLKDKDTLVTDADLRHKPFKMSAHLVVIDALMAVGAMETVTAVKTCGSAELLGRSTRWEEALLHWVNELNQKLRELTEGSQNDSSQATEPQPLQPSCPTRWYWKLVPLRYRKDKIQSKQKAIFPLVNEVKDLSSGCAVAAVIHYYCPGLLRLEDVCMKDSISVADSLYNLQFIREFCDSCLKCCCHMALEDMLYTPQELELNWLSFLAELLSWFELQRPDFVQPVDTLDGSAPVTPSGNSSSPSIFKKPFLPISSPALGVGKTWSKKSLSRPLSAVSFSIPFGLDSDVDIVMGNPVITRSVSSDQLNPAAQNITRVPYTPPEDISNLLNKPLGSNGPQRASWATQTPNIPRLEDQNSLLGNETGELPTIEEALQIIHNENKMEPRLHPDGAPDGFYLHSPDDPASSRHTNNLAPISSSAPTHSGMMHRPTGEPRQPTRTRNTSECSRDDDSVLRDGSVDSDASEDMPKAQSTPATPAASAYSVRSHGKEESDSGVKLTSFAERKKKQIMDSPKAKEPSSLQVTTWAKKSEESPSKSPQLNNEMSELGTRLEEKRKAIEAQKKRIEAIFAKHRQRLGKSAFLQLKKEQDEGEGEGGNGKDSTSSTEEDLSRLTLEERLARMEAEVQQDQDEQHPSVKDEGHVKGGLPLNKQFSYSKEKPGTPGDKDSGTPEKTVAPLGDYNNAVSKLTAALSSLQSDMQRLTEQQNHLIKKKPTSSNNKSWVIPPSPKTSTPAPPRMSRESNRNLNSASSSPSPSRRITNYSTPPKSPQVHRRTQSVPPKSPKHHQNSRPPDIRVTTLSRVLTPHQNVDRIPHLRRVNLRQSQVQTSSSFSIGDSGSLDDLRSPGPTPTPTPTLTPIPTPTPTPHQIIDDSLSEVGSIDDQSIFSMDLETASLLSHATKRDGVAGGGCSSGAPSECSFESDAPAGMLNGKRSSLIEISLSALEDGQEDDHLPDSFLDSMSDKTEPELKGGVGFFFKDDKERPEDEMAQRRAALLEKQQKRADEMKRRKLEQEKAKESNKPQWMTIEGWGNKSEDRPQTPGTPPASSTPVEGTPHRRGDFTRQEYERRQQLKIMEDLDKVLRQKPTTVRGVKKQRPKTVFRDDSGLSHSPAKGFMGTKLNKVYSHSSMNLSSMANDSGGLSVRKSPSRSHSPSRQRSPGRSIALNGEKDWENGSTISSPASIPEYTGPKLYKEPSFKSNKFIIHNAITRCCLAGKVNEPQKNKIVEEMEKCAANHFLILFRDASCQFRAVYTMNLETEEMERLTGIGPRIISPEMVESIYKYSSDRKQFTAIPSKTMSMSVDAFTIPGHFWQKRPGTPKKLGTPK
- the camsap3 gene encoding calmodulin-regulated spectrin-associated protein 3 isoform X3; the protein is MVDSPTMRKTFVVPDAKPLDLYDCTKAKICASVGWLLAKSYGTAENVPAELRDPFYCDQYEQEHLKPPVTRLLQSSELYCRTYSLLRRGTEAESQPKDNVSLLELLTKKCLLKDKDTLVTDADLRHKPFKMSAHLVVIDALMAVGAMETVTAVKTCGSAELLGRSTRWEEALLHWVNELNQKLRELTEGSQNDSSQATEPQPLQPSCPTRWYWKLVPLRYRKDKIQSKQKAIFPLVNEVKDLSSGCAVAAVIHYYCPGLLRLEDVCMKDSISVADSLYNLQFIREFCDSCLKCCCHMALEDMLYTPQELELNWLSFLAELLSWFELQRPDFVQPVDTLDGSAPVTPSGNSSSPSIFKKPFLPISSPALEGVGKTWSKKSLSRPLSAVSFSIPFGLDSDVDIVMGNPVITRSVSSDQLNPAAQNITRVPYTPPEDISNLLNKPLGSNGPQRASWATQTPNIPRLEDQNSLLGNETGELPTIEEALQIIHNENKMEPRLHPDGAPDGFYLHSPDDPASSRHTNNLAPISSSAPTHSGMMHRPTGEPRQPTRTRNTSECSRDDDSVLRDGSVDSDASEDMPKAQSTPATPAASAYSVRSHGKEESDSGVKLTSFAERKKKQIMDSPKAKEPSSLQVTTWAKKSEESPSKSPQLNNEMSELGTRLEEKRKAIEAQKKRIEAIFAKHRQRLGKSAFLQLKKEQDEGEGEGGNGKDSTSSTEEDLSRLTLEERLARMEAEVQQDQDEQHPSVKDEGHVKGGLPLNKQFSYSKEKPGTPGDKDSGTPEKTVAPLGDYNNAVSKLTAALSSLQSDMQRLTEQQNHLIKKKPTSSNNKSWVIPPSPKTSTPAPPRMSRESNRNLNSASSSPSPSRRITNYSTPPKSPQVHRRTQSVPPKSPKHHQNSRPPDIRVTTLSRVLTPHQNVDRIPHLRRVNLRQSQVQTSSSFSIGDSGSLDDLRSPGPTPTPTPTLTPIPTPTPTPHQIIDDSLSEVGSIDDQSIFSMDLETASLLSHATKRDGVAGGGCSSGAPSECSFESDAPAGMLNGKRSSLIEISLSALEDGQEDDHLPDSFLDSMSDKTEPELKGGVGFFFKDDKERPEDEMAQRRAALLEKQQKRADEMKRRKLEQEKAKESNKPQWMTIEGWGNKSEDRPQTPGTPPASSTPVEGTPHRRGDFTRQEYERRQQLKIMEDLDKVLRQKPTTVRGVKKQRPKTVFRDDSGLSHSPAKGFMGTKLNKVYSHSSMNLSSMANDSGGLSVRKSPSRSHSPSRQRSPGRSIALNGEKDWENGSTISSPASIPEYTGPKLYKEPSFKSNKFIIHNAITRCCLAGKVNEPQKNKIVEEMEKCAANHFLILFRDASCQFRAVYTMNLETEEMERLTGIGPRIISPEMVESIYKYSSDRKQFTAIPSKTMSMSVDAFTIPGHFWQKRPGTPKKLGTPK